In a genomic window of Papilio machaon chromosome 4, ilPapMach1.1, whole genome shotgun sequence:
- the LOC106720369 gene encoding RNA-binding protein cabeza-like: MGDPYSSSDYNSGGYSSQYSVPPPAASSGDNNYSGGQQGGYNQGQGSYSGQSSGQDWNSQSSGGSNYGGNGQSGNSYGQSYSSNYGSGGYDRNSGSGGGNNYNVGGSDRGGSNYSSSERSGGGSNYGGNDRGGGGGYSGGDRGYGGGDRSSYNRDGGNRDSGYGGGGRGGGYNKGGGNGGGYGGGDRGGSDMITQEDTVFIQGMNPSTTEDELCQHFGAIGIIKTDKKTQRPKVWMYKDKATGQPKGEATVTYEDSNAASSAIQWFDGKDFNGATIKVSLAQRQNTWGGAKGGGGGGGFRGGRGGGGGGGRGGGGGGRGGGGGGPPSGNREGDWRCPNPNCGNTNFSWRKACNRCNEEKPGGGGGGGPPSGGERGGRGGGRGGGRGGGWGGRGDRGGDRGGDRRYGGSGGGERGGPPGGGAMRGDGGGRDRQRPY, from the exons ATGGGGGACC CCTATTCATCAAGTGATTATAACAGCGGAGGATACTCGTCTCAATATTCCGTTCCACCACCAGCAGCTTCTTCTGGTGATAATAACTATAGCGGTGGTCAACAAGGGGGTTACAATCAGGGTCAGGGCAGTTATTCTGGACAAAGTTCAGGTCAAGATTGGAATTCCCAAAGTTCAG gAGGAAGTAACTATGGTGGTAACGGTCAATCTGGCAATAGCTATGGTCAAAGTTATAGTTCTAACTATGGTAGTGGAGGATATGACCGCAACAGTGGCAGTGGGGGCGGTAACAACTACAATGTAGGTGGAAGTGACCGTGGCGGAAGCAACTATAGCAGCAGCGAGCGGAGTGGTGGGGGCTCCAATTATGGTGGAAATGACAGGGGAGGCGGCGGTGGTTACTCTGGTGGTGACCGGGGATATGGAGGGGGTGACCGCTCCAGCTACAATAGAGACGGGGGAAATAGAGATAGCGGATATGG TGGCGGCGGCAGGGGGGGTGGTTATAATAAAG GCGGTGGCAATGGAGGCGGGTACGGCGGCGGAGATCGGGGGGGCAGTGACATGATCACCCAGGAGGACACCGTGTTCATTCAGGGCATGAACCCATCTACTACTGAAGATGAATTGTGTCAGCATTTTGGTGCTATCGGCATtattaag aCTGACAAGAAAACGCAACGACCTAAAGTATGGATGTATAAGGACAAAGCTACCGGTCAGCCTAAAGGGGAGGCGACTGTGACTTACGAGGACAGCAATGCAGCGTCTTCTGCCATACAGTGGTTCGACGGAAAAGATTTTAATGGAGCTACAATAAAAGTGTCCCTGGCCCAGCGTCAGAATACTTGGGGCGGGGCCAAAGGaggcggcggtggcggcggcttccgcggcgggcgcgggggcggTGGGGGCGGAGgccgcggcggcggcgggggAGGACGCGGTGGAGGCGGCGGCGGCCCGCCCTCCGGCAACCGGGAGGGAGATTGGCGCTGTCCCAACCCCAACTGCGGGAATACCAACTTTTCATGGAGAAAGGCGTGCAACAGATGTAACGAGGAGAAACCgggcggtggcggcggcggcgggccacCCTCCGGTGGCGAACGCGGCGGACGTGGGGGAGGGCGTGGTGGTGGACGCGGGGGTGGTTGGGGCGGGCGCGGTGACCGTGGCGGAGACCGAGGCGGTGACAGGCGCTACGGCGGCAGCGGTGGCGGAGAGCGCGGCGGCCCGCCCGGCGGCGGAGCCATGCGAGGCGACGGCGG tgGCAGAGACAGGCAGAGGCCTTATTAA
- the LOC106720232 gene encoding polymerase delta-interacting protein 3-like: protein MTSNIEMSLDDIIQKKKRETFRYKGKIKKQPPHQQIPVQKRKMVDARNKIISRKRTQITDAREKLAELARQKDARLKLQQLREKRLAMTKVKDRKSYQSRDFFVKTRNERVFIDPSRQVTSQPLTSVKHRRQAQSNNNRRFINNTTFGSHSIVNTAALKPIVRTVENDIEIIDEEMPLSKQKNNLHFKIIAHNYDHNRSTPFQRTTIVEKEPSPPRPPSILKKRPMAALRTEKKEDKTEKPNLEYRIIVSNLRNTVTGGDIEELFGDVGGMLESRLVRPGTAEVIYNSLEDAQKAVDLYHNRQLDGQPMNCLLVTPRSTTSATSRTSTKPALHSTNSNVEPDLLTFHKVMFSNFT from the exons ATGACTTCCAACATAGAGATGAGTTTGGATGATATAATACAGAAAAAGAAGAGAGAGACCTTCAg GTATAAGggcaagataaaaaaacaacctcCCCACCAGCAAATACCAGTTCAAAAACGTAAAATGGTTGATGCTCGTAATAAAATCATATCCAGAAAAAGAACACAAATAACAGATGCCAGAGAGAAATTAGCAGAACTGGCAAGACAAAAAGATGCTCGTTTAAAATTGCAACAGTTGAGAGAAAAAAGA CTTGCAATGACTAAAGTTAAGGATAGAAAAAGTTATCAAAGTCgagatttttttgtgaaaactaGGAATGAAAGAg tttttattgATCCATCAAGACAAGTGACATCACAACCTCTAACAAGTGTGAAACACAGACGCCAAGCACAAAGCAATAATAACAGaagatttattaacaatacaaCTTTTGGATCTCATTCAATAG TTAATACAGCAGCATTAAAACCTATAGTAAGAACGGTAGAAAATGATATTGAAATCATAGATGAAGAAATGCCATTGTCAAAGCAGAAGAATAACTTGCATTTCAAGATAATTGCTCATAACTATGATCATAATAGGAGCACTCCTTTTCAGag AACAACCATTGTTGAAAAAGAACCAAGTCCGCCTAGGCCACCATCTATTCTTAAAAAACGCCCAATGGCTGCTTTGCGAACTGAGAAGAAAGAGGATAAAACAGAGAAGCCTAATCTGGAATACAGAATAATAGTCAGTAACTTGCGCAACACTGTTACAGGTGGAGATATTGAG GAATTGTTTGGTGATGTGGGGGGTATGTTAGAATCTCGTCTTGTTCGGCCCGGCACAGCTGAAGTGATTTACAATAGCTTGGAAGATGCCCAAAAAGCGGTTGATTTGTATCATAATCGCCAACTGGACGGACAACCAATGAATTGCCTGCTGGTAACACCAAGATCAACAACATCTGCTACATCaag gACCAGTACTAAGCCAGCATTACACAGCACAAATTCAAATGTGGAGCCTGATTTGTTAACTTTCCACAAAGTTATGTTCAGCAATTTTACTTAG
- the LOC106720174 gene encoding nuclear cap-binding protein subunit 3 produces the protein MEKEEGEMSDNEMEVDDIVEPAMPNMEKHTVLYKKENNGLVLELLEKVDAFKLEERAKRFGFSLTGNRVVTQEQIDDLYNNFGIKEGNERHFRFDTLHLAGIDGLSTKDIFEYLEDYKPVAIEWIDNNSCNIVCQDHIAVALALLLHSREITDEGLKDMIHEKSSYHWREGLPHPNADMILMRFATRSDKKITKIKYENKQIAQCMDDDSIVSKNPWGDLCMSWGVYDHQEVFRRKLPQDYDDDGEDDSHEPNKRIQVKSKQLAMRLGKRSTKTEDSDEGSSDSEWKKKSKTPRMRMHADDEECKQRKPVVEHFEEENTYAPLSIEVLNTTSDYTPRTTLRVSEKFRSNTKTENTLRKKSLKSRLGAKVSARDQVSSDESTSDNSDSHIMSRVQKVNKMPKPHSSSVWSRLELKSSSVEEPKDLRQKLKSRKQKKPDDLRDVLSKTKQSNLIIEVDNRNK, from the exons ATGGAAAAAGAAGAGGGCGAAATGAGTGATAATGAAATGGAAGTGGATGATATTGTCGAACCTGCTATGCCAAATATGGAGAAACACACTGTG ttatacaagaaagaaaataatggtttagTCCTGGAACTACTCGAAAAAGTAGATGCATTTAAACTTGAAGAGAGGGCAAAACGATTTGGTTTTAGTCTTACAGGCAACAGGGTTGTAACACAAGAGCAAATTGATGATCTGTACAataattttggtataaaaGAAGGCAATGAACGGCATTTTCGATTTGATACTTTACACTTAGCAGGCATTGATGGACTTTCAACTAaagatatatttgaatatcttGAAGATTATAAACCTGTGGCCATAGAGTGGATTGATAATAATTCAT gtAACATTGTTTGTCAAGATCATATAGCTGTTGCTTTGGCACTATTACTTCATTCACGGGAAATAACAGATGAAGGTTTAAAAGACATGATTCATGAAAAATCTTCTTACCACTGGCGAGAAGGTTTACCACATCCCAACGCCGATATGATCTTAATGAGATTTGCCACACGTAGTGATaagaaaataactaaaataaaatatgaaaataaacaaattgctCAGTGTATGGATGATGACAGCATTGTTAGTAAGAATCCCTGGGGTGACTTATGCATGTCTTGGGGAGTGTATGATCATCAAGAAGTATTTCGTCGTAAATTGCCACAAgattatgatgatgatgggGAAGATGATAGTCATGAACCTAACAAAAGGATAcaagtaaaaagtaaacaacttGCCATGCGTCTTGGAAAAAGAAGTACCAAAACAGAAGACTCAGATGAAGGTTCATCAGATTCGGagtggaaaaaaaaatcaaagacacCCAGAATGAGGATGCATGCTGATGATGAAGAATGTAAACAAAGAAAGCCTGTAGTTGAGCACTTTGAAGAAGAAAATACATATGCTCCACTTTCCAttgaagttttaaatacaacaagTGATTACACACCTCGAACAACATTAAGGGTGTCAGAGAAATTCCGAAGTAATACTAAAACAGAAAATACGTTAAGAAAGAAGAGCTTAAAATCTAGGTTAGGTGCAAAAGTATCAGCACGAGATCAGGTATCAAGTGATGAATCAACATCAGATAATTCAGATTCACATATAATGAGCAGAGTccaaaaagttaataaaatgccTAAACCACACAGCTCCAGTGTATGGTCTAGATTAGAGCTCAAATCTAGTAGTGTGGAGGAACCTAAAGATTTAagacaaaaactaaaatctaGAAAACAGAAGAAACCTGACGACTTACGAGATGTTTTAAGCAAAaccaaacaatcaaatttaatcattGAAGTAgacaatagaaataaataa